In Sulfuritortus calidifontis, the sequence CCTCGTTCGCCTCCAGCGTCGGCATGCTGCCGCCGGGCGTGATCAGCACCCGCACGGTCAGCTCGCGCATCGCCTCCGGCAACTGGGCCACGCCCAGGGTCGGCGTGTCGGCCAGGGCGACGCCGCGCTCGATGATGTTGGCCAGCTCGCGCACATTGCCCGGATAGTCGTAGCGGACCAGCAGGCGCATGGCATCGGGCTCGATGTCGTTCACCGTCTTGGCCATGGCCTGGGCGTGCTTCTTCAGGAAGTAATAAGCCAGCAGCGGCACGTCGTCGGCGCGGTCGCGCAGGGGCGGCAGCGCCAGGTTGACCACGTTCAAGCGGAAATAGAGGTCGGAGCGGAAGCGGCCGGCCGCCACCGCATCCTGCAGGTGGCGGTTGGTCGCGGCGACAAAGCGGACATCGACCTTGACCGGCTGGGTGCCGCCCACGCGCAGCAACTCGCGTTCCTGCAGCACGCGCAGCAGCCTGACCTGCATGTTCATCGACATCTCGGCGATCTCGTCGAGGAACAGGGTGCCGCCCTCGGCGACCTCGATCAGGCCGCGCTTCAACTGGTCGGCGCCGGTGAAGGCGCCCTTCTCGTGGCCGAACAGCTCGTTGGTCAACAGCTCGTCCTGCAGGGCGCCGCAGTTGACCGCGACGAAGGGTCCGGCCACGCGCTGGCTGTGGACGTGGACATAGCGCGCCATCAGCTCCTTGCCGGTGCCGCTCTCGCCGGTGATCAACACATTGCAGTCGGTGCCGGCGACCTGACGCGCGGTGTCGAGCAACTGCTGCATGGTCAGGTCCTGGGTGATGATGTTGACCTGACCCTCGTAGCCCTCGATCCGCCGGCGCAGCTCGTGGTTCTCCCGCCGCAGGCGCACCACCTCCATCGCGCTCTTCACGATCTCGCGCACCTCGTCCAGCCGGTAGGGCTTGGCCACGTAATGGAAGGCGCCCTCCTTCATGGCGTCGACCGCGGAGTTGAGCGTGGCATA encodes:
- a CDS encoding sigma-54-dependent transcriptional regulator, encoding MTDLARPGSLLIIDDEAMAVRSLSHVFRKEGYEVTTCQSGPAGLKAIEQRRFDVVLTDLRMERVDGMAILKRCRELHPDSEVIVVTGYATLNSAVDAMKEGAFHYVAKPYRLDEVREIVKSAMEVVRLRRENHELRRRIEGYEGQVNIITQDLTMQQLLDTARQVAGTDCNVLITGESGTGKELMARYVHVHSQRVAGPFVAVNCGALQDELLTNELFGHEKGAFTGADQLKRGLIEVAEGGTLFLDEIAEMSMNMQVRLLRVLQERELLRVGGTQPVKVDVRFVAATNRHLQDAVAAGRFRSDLYFRLNVVNLALPPLRDRADDVPLLAYYFLKKHAQAMAKTVNDIEPDAMRLLVRYDYPGNVRELANIIERGVALADTPTLGVAQLPEAMRELTVRVLITPGGSMPTLEANEADYIRRVLEHTRGNRSQAAEILGIDRVSLWRKIKRYGLA